ATGGTTAACATGATTATTTTTTTCAAGGTCGGAACGACATTGCCCCCCTGCAAAGCACTTGTCTCAAAGGCCGGAGCCTTTAATCGGCTATTAAGATCGTTCTGCATAATTTCATTTGACAGGACTTCAACGCCTGAACTCTTCAAATCAACTTTGTTGTACTGCAAGACAATGGGAATCTTAAAGATATCAAGATTATAGGCAGCCAGATTCTCGTTAAGATTATTAAGCGACTCAATGTTTTTCTTTCTTTGCTCGGGCTGGACATCAGCAACAAAAACAATACCATCGGCGCCCTTCAAAACCAGCTTTCTGGTCTCATTGTATTTCACCTGACCGGGGACGGTATAAAGCTGAATTCGAGCATCATAGCCCTGTATTTTACCGATATCAAACGGGAGAAAATCAAAAAACAGGGTCCGGTCACCATGGGTCTTCAGACTCACCATGTCACTCATTATACGGTGCCGAAATTTGTTGTTAATATACTCCAGATTTGTTGTCTTCCCACCTCTACCCGGACCATAATAAACAATCTTTACCTGGACTTCTTTTGTTTTAGGGTTGATAAATGCCAAAACAGTTCTCCTCTAGATCAAATTAGCTGAATTTTGTCCACCCACAGCACTGGGTTGCTTGTCTTTTCGGCCAGACACTGAACTCTTCATTAAAAGCAGGCCTTTCATTTAAGTTCACAAACAGACTTGACCTTAGTAATTACATCTTTGACCTTAAGACGCAGCAACCCCAAAGAGGTCTCATTGCTGAAGATTGTGAGCAGCAAGAGATCATCGCTTACTTTCGAAAAGTGAATGCTTACTTTTTCTCCCTTGTGATACAACAGAGAAAAATCAGTCTCACCGACTAATTTCCCCAAGGAGTCAACTGTAGCAAAATTGCCTGCAGCGATGGCAGCAAATGCAGTGGTATCGTAATTACTTTGGGAGTCATCGCACTTGGAAATTGTGTTGCCGGCAGTATCGATAAGCAGGGCACATTTTACGCCGCTATCAATCAGGTTATCTTTTAAGATAGTGTCGATAGCTTCAATCTGACTTGGATCATTTATGCCGTAGTTCATAAGGTTTCACTCTCTGGTTTACTTTGCATGTAGCTATCCAGGCGCTCTTGACTACTCCTGAGATGCTATAGATTTTTTTTCATCGAGTAGGCGAAGTCCTTCCATCAACATACTCATAAAGCCCCCTACTGGCGCTCGCTTTGCAGGTTCAGCTGCTGGTAGTGAGGTAGTAAAAACAA
The nucleotide sequence above comes from Desulfobulbaceae bacterium. Encoded proteins:
- a CDS encoding GTPase domain-containing protein; amino-acid sequence: MAFINPKTKEVQVKIVYYGPGRGGKTTNLEYINNKFRHRIMSDMVSLKTHGDRTLFFDFLPFDIGKIQGYDARIQLYTVPGQVKYNETRKLVLKGADGIVFVADVQPEQRKKNIESLNNLNENLAAYNLDIFKIPIVLQYNKVDLKSSGVEVLSNEIMQNDLNSRLKAPAFETSALQGGNVVPTLKKIIMLTMASLQDKFK
- a CDS encoding roadblock/LC7 domain-containing protein — translated: MNYGINDPSQIEAIDTILKDNLIDSGVKCALLIDTAGNTISKCDDSQSNYDTTAFAAIAAGNFATVDSLGKLVGETDFSLLYHKGEKVSIHFSKVSDDLLLLTIFSNETSLGLLRLKVKDVITKVKSVCELK